From a single Lolium rigidum isolate FL_2022 chromosome 7, APGP_CSIRO_Lrig_0.1, whole genome shotgun sequence genomic region:
- the LOC124677493 gene encoding homeobox-leucine zipper protein HOX22-like, with protein MDRADYHHQHHQFMMPPPLPVQRQMCVPVMDDDDVDEQQFSAGRGGARAERKRRFTEEQIRSLESTFHARQAKLEPREKAELARELGLQPRQVAIWFQNKRARWRTKQLEHDFAALRAKYDALHSRVDCLKQDKLALTAQVHELSERLRERAGGGGGATAATASSSSCNNDELDDDKRNVVARCVDLDVEPLESCVLGGTACATPADVSLSVESDCGDHLHYDDGAAGGFPADSFCATPELWEPWPWPPLEWNAVA; from the exons ATGGATCGAGCTGACTACCATCACCAGCATCACCAGTTCATGATGCCGCCGCCGTTGCCCGTGCAGCGGCAGATGTGCGTGCCGGTgatggacgacgacgacgtcgacgagCAGCAGTTCTCGGCGGGGAGGGGCGGTGCGAGGGCGGAGCGGAAGCGGcggttcacggaggagcagataCGGTCGCTGGAGTCCACCTTCCACGCGCGCCAGGCCAAGCTGGAGCCCCGGGAGAAGGCGGAGCTGGCGCGGGAGCTGGGCCTGCAGCCGCGCCAGGTCGCCATCTGGTTCCAGAACAAGCGCGCGCGGTGGCGCACCAAGCAGCTCGAGCACGACTTCGCCGCCCTCCGCGCCAAGTACGACGCCCTCCACTCCCGCGTCGACTGCCTCAAGCAAGACAAGCTCGCCCTCACCGCACAG GTGCACGAGCTAAGCGAGCGGCTGAGGgagcgggccggcggcggcggcggcgcgacggccgccaccgccagcagcagcagctgcaacAACGACGAGCTGGACGACGACAAGAGGAACGTCGTCGCCCGGTGCGTCGACCTCGACGTCGAGCCCCTCGAGAGCTGCGTGCTCGGCGGGACGGCGTGCGCCACGCCGGCCGACGTCTCGCTCTCGGTGGAGTCCGACTGCGGCGACCACCTCCACTACGACGACGGGGCGGCAGGAGGCTTCCCGGCCGACTCCTTCTGCGCCACGCCGGAGCTGTGGgagccgtggccgtggccgcctcTCGAGTGGAATGCGGTGGCCTGA